One Hemitrygon akajei unplaced genomic scaffold, sHemAka1.3 Scf000053, whole genome shotgun sequence DNA window includes the following coding sequences:
- the LOC140721299 gene encoding NACHT, LRR and PYD domains-containing protein 3-like, translating to MAQCSSSGGVPVASTSGKDTVITELLASWNDFQLLQLTDFYRDRLEQAMEGGVHGVSLALTAENQFSGEEHRKISDLADKGERADSSKLLLSLVMEKGSRTRRVMWETFVKMRIGVPKFDKILKEIQEHGCVPVHRPVPEIPRELKDVQQKHKETLRQQTETLRMNTILMREKVKVFQLVDRYAELTVISTVRDRRLVEHELLARGRDHGNWREKHLRRELEKIRTDQLFHSSFSWSKSKSGSSATVAGVPGIGKTTMVQRIVHDWATGTIFQQFQFVFSFKFRDLNSINCRINMRELILDQYPYFGNILREVWKKPEGLLFIFDGLDEFKHRIDFADYRRDTEPKHQCPDPEWWCEVSDIVYNLIQGKLLPGCSVLVTTRPTALHLLEKADISIWAEILGFVGEERKEYFIRHFEDQTVAEAVFKHVKENEILYTMSYNPSYCWILTLVLGPFFTQRVTDPERVPKTITQLYSYYIYNILKNHSREIENPRDVLLRVGQMAFRGVSEKKIVFTDGDLINYNLQPSQFLSGFLMEILEREDSARSVVYTFPHLTIQEFVAAVAQFLDPHPGDNLKFLTEAHNTTDGRFEVFLRFVAGLSSPMTARGLEEFLGPFPHQTTSRVIDWVKEEVKCQIGNTESEAGKRRLLNILHYLFESQNRGLAQAALESVETLSFSGMTLTPIDCAVLSHAIGICDTIKQLDLENCYIQCEGIRRLGPGLHKCQDLRLGENKLGDSGVKLVSAALRNPECKIQKLWLGDVGVTDSGVEDLASPLSKISSLMELDLGSNKLGDSGVKLVSAALRNPECKIQKLWLMKIGLTDSGAEDLFSALSTNQSLMELDLGSNKLADSGVKLVSAALRNPECKIQKLRLDNVSLTDSGAEDLVSALSAKPSLMGLSLGYNSLTDRSVPALRGLILALRNLEWIGLYGNWFSGTGEKELRSLQEPRPRLTVSL from the exons ATGGCTCAATGTTCGAGCAGTGGAGGAGTTCCAGTGGCGTCAACATCGGGAAAGGACACGG TGATCACTGAGCTCCTGGCAAGCTGGAATGATTTCCAGCTCCTGCAGTTGACGGACTTCTACCGGGACcggctggagcaggcgatggaaggaggggtgcacggagtgagcctggcgttaacggccgagaatcagttcagcggagaggaacatcgg aaaatctctgatctcgctgataagggagagcgggcggacagttctaaactcctcctgagcctggtgatggagaaaggctcccgcacccggagggtgatgtgggaaacctttgtgaaaatgaGGATTGGAGTCCCAAAGtttgacaaaatactgaaggaaatacaggagcATG GTTGTGTTCCGGTCCATCGACCTGTACCGGAGATTCCCAGAGAACTGAAAG atgttcaacagaaacacaaggagactctgcggcaacagactgaaacactgagaatgaacacgatcctgatgagggagaaggtgaaggttttccagctggttgatcgatacgctgagctcacggtcatttctactgttcgagatcggagactggtggaacatgagctgctggcaagaggcagagaccatggCAATTGGAGAGAAAAACATCTCCGCagagagctggaaaaaatccggactgatcagttgttccaCAGCAGCTTTTCctggagtaaatccaaatctgggagttcagcaACAGTGGCGGGAGTCccagggatcgggaaaacaacaatggtacaaaggATTGTTCATGACTGGGCGACGGGGACAATattccaacaattccagtttgttttcagtttcaaattccgcgatttaaactccattaactgcaggATAAAcatgagggaactgattctggatcaataTCCGTACTTTGGGAATATcttgagagaggtctggaagaaaccagagggattgctgtttatattcgatggtttggatgaattcaagcacagaatcgattttgctgactatcggagagatacagaacccaagcaccagtgcccagatcccgagtggtggtgtgaagtgtctgacattgtgtacaatttaatccagggcaaactgctcccagggtgttcagtgctggtgaccacccgtcccactgcgttacatttattggaaaaggctgaTATCAgtatctgggctgaaatcctcggatttgttggtgaggaacggaaggaatatttcatcagacattttgaagatcagacagtggcggaagctgttttcaaacacgtgaaggagaacgagatcctgtacaccatgagctacaacccctcctactgctggatcctcactctggtactgggccccttcttcacacaaagagtcactgATCCagagcgagttcccaagaccatcacccaactgtactcctactatatttacaacattctgAAAAACCacagccgtgagattgagaacccccgtgatgtgttactcagggtgggtcagatggccttcagaggagtgtccgagaagaagattgtgtttacagatggagatttgatcaactacaatctgcagccttcccagttcctgtccgggttcctgatggagattttggagagagaggattctgcccggagcgtggtgtacacattcccacacctcaccatccaagagtttgtagctgcagtcgcacaattcctggatccacatcccggggataacctgaaattcctcactgaagcccacaacacaacagatgggcgatttgaggtatttctccgttttgttgctggtctctcctccccaatgacagctcggggcctggaggagtttctgggtccattcccTCATCAAACAACcagccgggtgattgactgggtgaaggaggaagtTAAATGCCAGATTGGaaacacagagagtgaagctggtaaaaggagactCCTGAACatattgcactacctgtttgagtctcagaaccgtggactggctcaggccgcactagaatctgtggaaacactttcattcagtggaatgacactgaccccgattgactgcgcagtCCTGTCTCATGCAATCGGAATCTGTGATACAATAAAGCAGCTCGACCTGGAGAACTgctacattcagtgtgaaggaatccggcggctgggacccgggctgcacaagtgccaggacttgag ACTTGGggagaataaactgggagattctggagtaaaactggtgtctgcggctctgaggaacccagagtgtaaaatacagaaactgtg GCTGGGGGATGTCGGTGTCACTGATTCTGGTGTCGAGGATCTCGCTTCCCCTCTCAGTAAAATATCATCACTAATGGAGCTGGACCTGGGTAGTAATAaattgggagattcaggagtgaaactggtgtctgcggctctgaggaacccagagtgtaaaatacagaaactgtg gctgatgaagatcggtctcacagattctggtgccgaggatctcttctccgctctcagtacaaatcaATCACTGATGGAGCTGGACCTGGGTAGTAATAAACTGGCAGATTCCGGAGTCAAACttgtgtctgcggctctgaggaacccggagtgtaaaatacagaaactgcg gctggacaatgtcagtctcacagattctggtgccgaggatcttgtCTCCGCACTCAGTGCCAAACCATCACTGATGGGGCTTAGCCTTGGTTACaactcgctgacagaccgatctgtccccgctctccgcggCCTCATACTGGCTCTCCGGAATCTGGAGTGGATCGG aCTGTATGGGAATTGGTTCAGTGGGACCggggagaaggaactgagatctctacaggaacccagacccagactgacagtgtccctgtaa